In one window of Candidatus Binatia bacterium DNA:
- the metG gene encoding methionine--tRNA ligase: protein MRPFYVTTPIYYINAEPHLGHTYTMVVADTLARFERARGAHTFLVTGTDEHGDKIAAMAAAEGEHPKDYADRMSPLFQRTWRECGFIVDSFVRTTDPRHEQLVQQCLQAVYDRGDIYFSRYAGLYCTGCERFLTEKELVGGNCPDHQRPPERIEEENYFFRMTRYLPAVQQHFESNPQAIFPEHYRNEVLAMLRSGGIGDLCISRPKSRLEWGIELPFDRNYVCYVWFDALISYLSGLKMHGEETFVTFWPAAHHVMAKDILKPHAIFWPSMLLALGLPLFRRLLIHGYWVRGQAKMSKSLGNVIRPLEIKQQFGMDTLRYFLLREMAFGQDATFTEDAFVNRTNAELANGLGNLVSRVLSMQHRYFGGEVQPLDPDTDADRELRAAFAQAFIEVPERTEELAFHRALEALWKALDQANKYVVDTQPFALARKAEGRARVGGILHRLLDCLHTAATLLTWFLPETSRKMFSLLNLPAPEHLPADLAWGEHFPPGHKVGPPEVLFPRIDLRASAAENNSRS from the coding sequence ATGCGACCGTTTTACGTTACAACACCAATCTATTACATCAACGCCGAACCCCATCTCGGCCATACGTACACAATGGTCGTGGCGGATACGTTGGCGCGCTTTGAGCGCGCGCGCGGAGCACATACCTTCTTGGTCACTGGCACCGACGAGCATGGTGACAAGATTGCCGCGATGGCCGCGGCTGAGGGTGAACACCCCAAAGATTATGCCGACCGGATGAGTCCCCTTTTTCAGCGAACTTGGCGGGAGTGCGGTTTCATCGTGGACAGTTTTGTCCGCACCACCGACCCGCGCCACGAGCAGCTTGTGCAACAGTGCCTGCAAGCCGTGTACGACCGAGGCGACATTTACTTCAGCCGATACGCAGGCTTGTACTGCACCGGCTGCGAGCGGTTTTTAACGGAAAAGGAACTCGTCGGGGGGAACTGCCCGGACCACCAGCGCCCTCCCGAACGCATCGAGGAGGAAAACTACTTCTTCCGCATGACCCGCTACCTGCCTGCGGTCCAGCAACATTTCGAATCCAACCCTCAGGCGATTTTCCCGGAGCATTACCGCAATGAAGTCCTGGCCATGCTGCGCAGCGGCGGCATCGGCGACCTGTGCATCTCTAGGCCCAAAAGTCGCCTCGAATGGGGGATCGAACTCCCATTCGATCGCAACTACGTGTGCTACGTCTGGTTCGATGCACTGATCAGTTACCTGAGCGGACTCAAAATGCACGGCGAGGAAACCTTCGTCACCTTCTGGCCGGCGGCACACCACGTAATGGCGAAGGACATCCTGAAACCACATGCCATCTTCTGGCCTTCGATGCTCCTCGCCCTCGGATTGCCGCTATTTCGACGGCTCTTGATTCATGGATACTGGGTGCGGGGGCAAGCCAAGATGTCCAAGAGCCTCGGCAACGTCATTCGCCCGCTGGAAATCAAGCAGCAGTTCGGCATGGATACCTTGCGCTACTTCCTTTTGCGCGAAATGGCATTCGGCCAAGATGCGACTTTTACCGAAGATGCCTTCGTCAATCGCACCAATGCCGAACTGGCCAACGGGCTAGGCAACCTCGTCAGCCGCGTTCTCTCCATGCAGCACCGATACTTTGGCGGCGAGGTGCAGCCGCTCGACCCGGACACAGACGCGGATCGCGAGCTCCGCGCTGCCTTCGCACAAGCTTTCATCGAGGTGCCGGAGAGGACCGAGGAACTCGCCTTTCACCGCGCGCTGGAAGCACTGTGGAAAGCGTTGGATCAAGCGAACAAATACGTCGTGGATACGCAACCGTTTGCCCTTGCCCGCAAGGCCGAGGGACGCGCCCGCGTCGGCGGCATTTTGCATCGCTTGCTCGATTGTCTGCACACCGCCGCGACGTTGCTCACGTGGTTTTTGCCGGAAACGAGTCGCAAGATGTTTTCCTTACTGAACTTACCTGCGCCGGAGCATCTGCCGGCGGATTTAGCCTGGGGCGAACACTTCCCTCCGGGACACAAGGTCGGACCGCCCGAGGTATTGTTCCCGCGAATCGACTTGCGCGCCTCGGCTGCCGAAAACAACTCTCGGTCGTGA
- the holB gene encoding DNA polymerase III subunit delta' yields the protein MSRAPLIRFSDLVGLEGVRDTLCDRARSGQSALTLLLVGPEGAGKRSLARAWVAWLCCPAGRDSNEACGRCRTCVQLAAGSYPDALWIEVAGGKREIGIERARELKRFLTFAPVQGDLRVGVIENADCLTIAAQNALLKVLEEPPPRTWLLLTSSTPDSLLPTVRSRCQRIAVPPLSPTQLREALTRHGVPPETIETLLPLAEGSVGRALKLHQHVRADFVTTTANFLAGIGQARYAAIARFAEELNRDDAGLEARLQVMLAILREQVVKSCSNRPAARAAAARGAILLQAWRTLRESYANRQLLIESMLLEMASAEP from the coding sequence ATGTCTCGAGCGCCATTGATCCGTTTCTCCGATTTGGTCGGACTCGAAGGCGTACGCGATACCCTGTGCGATCGCGCACGAAGCGGCCAAAGCGCACTGACCCTACTCCTGGTCGGCCCCGAGGGCGCCGGCAAGCGCTCGCTCGCCCGTGCCTGGGTGGCGTGGTTGTGCTGCCCGGCCGGCCGGGACTCCAACGAGGCGTGTGGCCGTTGCCGGACTTGCGTGCAACTTGCCGCCGGATCGTATCCCGATGCGCTGTGGATCGAGGTTGCTGGAGGCAAGCGGGAAATCGGCATCGAGCGCGCTCGCGAACTCAAACGGTTTCTCACGTTTGCACCGGTGCAAGGAGACCTTCGCGTCGGCGTGATCGAAAACGCAGACTGCCTCACCATCGCCGCACAAAACGCGCTCCTCAAAGTGCTCGAAGAGCCACCGCCGCGCACCTGGCTTTTGCTGACTTCCAGCACGCCAGATTCCTTGCTTCCGACGGTACGGTCACGTTGCCAGCGTATCGCCGTTCCACCCTTGTCCCCAACTCAGCTTCGCGAAGCTTTGACTCGGCACGGCGTTCCCCCAGAGACCATCGAGACACTCTTGCCTCTCGCTGAAGGTAGCGTGGGGCGAGCGCTCAAGCTCCACCAACACGTACGGGCGGATTTTGTAACTACGACGGCGAATTTTCTTGCGGGCATCGGGCAAGCTCGCTATGCGGCCATCGCTCGGTTTGCCGAGGAACTCAACCGAGACGACGCCGGTTTGGAGGCACGCCTGCAGGTCATGCTCGCAATTTTACGCGAACAGGTCGTGAAATCTTGCTCGAATCGCCCCGCAGCACGGGCAGCCGCTGCCCGAGGAGCCATTCTTCTCCAAGCGTGGCGGACCTTGCGCGAGAGTTATGCCAACCGTCAGCTCTTGATCGAGAGCATGCTACTCGAGATGGCCAGCGCGGAGCCATGA
- the tmk gene encoding thymidylate kinase — MPVSRRGRLIVFEGGEGAGKSTHLRRAAATLRQRGWPVLETAEPGGTAIGQQIRRILMDTHAPAPATWTELFLYLADRAEHVATLIGPALLRGDIVLCDRFSASTLAYQGFGRGLDLDLLRQLDGVARQGVEADLVILLDCPVELGLRRAGRDDRFHRESLAFHEKVRAGFLALAQEHTSKFIIVDTNAPLDEVATRILAAIDQCLERH; from the coding sequence ATGCCAGTGAGTAGGCGCGGCCGCTTGATTGTCTTCGAGGGTGGCGAAGGCGCCGGTAAATCCACGCACCTCCGCCGTGCCGCCGCAACCCTTCGTCAGCGTGGCTGGCCCGTCCTCGAAACGGCCGAGCCCGGCGGAACTGCAATTGGCCAGCAAATTCGCCGGATCCTGATGGACACCCACGCTCCCGCACCGGCGACATGGACGGAGCTTTTCCTCTATCTCGCAGATCGAGCCGAGCACGTCGCCACATTGATTGGCCCGGCTCTGCTCCGCGGAGACATTGTTCTTTGCGACCGGTTTTCCGCATCCACACTGGCCTATCAAGGTTTCGGCCGGGGACTCGACCTCGACCTTTTACGCCAACTGGACGGGGTGGCCCGTCAAGGCGTGGAAGCCGATCTCGTCATTCTTCTCGACTGCCCGGTGGAACTCGGGCTTCGCCGCGCGGGGAGGGACGACCGGTTTCACCGCGAGTCACTCGCTTTTCACGAGAAGGTGCGCGCGGGGTTTCTCGCTCTCGCCCAGGAGCACACCAGCAAGTTTATAATCGTGGATACAAACGCTCCTCTGGACGAAGTCGCCACCCGCATTTTGGCCGCAATTGACCAATGTCTCGAGCGCCATTGA
- a CDS encoding hypothetical protein (possible pseudo, frameshifted), translated as MSDVQCTVKIVREPIDCAGLLAAVADPGCGATVLFVGSTRDHNEGHRVVRLEYEAYEEMALQEMNKIARAASTQWRLGKLAMVHRLGPVPLGEASVAVAASAPHRADAFAAARFAIDELKKTVPIWKKEFFDGGEVWIGLQGHPSNPK; from the coding sequence GTGAGTGACGTACAGTGCACGGTGAAGATCGTCCGCGAGCCCATTGACTGCGCCGGCTTGCTCGCCGCCGTTGCCGACCCAGGCTGCGGTGCCACAGTGCTGTTCGTGGGCTCGACGCGAGATCACAATGAGGGGCATCGCGTCGTGCGACTAGAATACGAGGCATACGAAGAGATGGCGCTGCAGGAGATGAACAAGATCGCCCGCGCCGCTTCGACGCAATGGCGTCTTGGCAAGCTCGCCATGGTCCACCGCCTCGGGCCCGTGCCACTCGGGGAAGCCAGCGTGGCCGTAGCCGCATCCGCGCCCCACCGAGCCGACGCATTCGCGGCTGCGCGCTTCGCCATCGACGAACTGAAAAAAACCGTTCCAATCTGGAAAAAAGAATTCTTCGACGGGGGAGAAGTCTGGATCGGCCTGCAAGGGCACCCATCCAACCCCAAATAA
- a CDS encoding hypothetical protein (possible pseudo, frameshifted) produces the protein MTVKVRLFAVLRERTGVEALDLSLATTASVGDAWNVLQQRHPSLAAFRGCVTFAVNREYVGTDHPLADGDELALIPPVSGGVPGGMHP, from the coding sequence GTGACCGTCAAGGTCCGATTGTTTGCCGTCCTGCGGGAGCGTACGGGCGTAGAAGCCCTGGACCTTTCGCTAGCAACGACTGCTTCGGTGGGCGATGCTTGGAACGTCTTGCAGCAACGCCATCCCAGTCTCGCGGCATTTCGCGGGTGTGTCACGTTTGCAGTCAATCGGGAATACGTCGGTACAGACCACCCGCTTGCGGACGGCGACGAGTTGGCTCTGATTCCACCCGTCAGCGGTGGCGTACCGGGAGGCATGCATCCGTGA
- a CDS encoding molybdenum cofactor biosynthesis protein B, translating into MTKQGQDVGHRSADRESVGCAVITVSDTRTPATDESGQLICNLLAEAGHRVEQYRILQDEPALIVAALQTLPPDTAAVLINGGTGLARRDTTYETIHRLFDKEISGFGELFRMLSYQEIGAAAMLSRATAGVIGSRVIFSMPGAPRAVELAMRKLILPELGHVVGLVRGLGQKSKPE; encoded by the coding sequence ATGACAAAGCAAGGCCAAGATGTCGGCCACCGGTCGGCCGATCGCGAATCGGTCGGGTGTGCCGTGATTACGGTGAGCGACACCCGAACTCCGGCCACGGACGAAAGTGGCCAGCTCATTTGCAACTTACTCGCCGAGGCTGGGCATCGCGTCGAACAATACCGCATTTTACAAGACGAACCGGCGCTCATTGTTGCCGCTCTTCAGACCTTACCTCCAGACACGGCGGCCGTGCTCATCAACGGGGGAACCGGACTGGCCCGGCGCGACACAACGTACGAGACCATCCATCGTTTGTTCGACAAGGAGATCAGCGGCTTTGGGGAACTCTTTCGCATGCTGAGTTATCAAGAGATCGGGGCCGCCGCGATGCTGAGTCGCGCCACCGCGGGCGTCATTGGCTCACGAGTGATTTTCTCCATGCCCGGCGCTCCGCGTGCAGTCGAACTCGCCATGCGCAAACTGATCCTACCGGAGCTGGGACACGTCGTCGGTTTGGTCCGCGGGCTCGGGCAAAAGAGCAAGCCGGAGTGA
- a CDS encoding proton/sodium-glutamate symport protein, with product MVISHRAILTGLVAGTLAGVAAHAVWQESYWLSAFVDGFTEPMGRLFLRLIFLIVLPLVFSALTLGVSGFGDLASVGRVGLRTLVVTLIISGLSVLTGVVLVNIVRPGAVVPPEARSALLAAAEKVDSTLASSRAPVGLEALTQLVPENPVRAAAQGDMLAVMVFALIFGLGLAQGRKEAVEPLRSWLEGVYEVSIRVVALAMRLAPVGVGCLMFTLTARFGYEVLKPLAAYVAVVLVGLAFHLVVTYSLVLKLFARRSVYSFFSAVQPVIVTAFSTSSSNATLPTTLAVAQERLHVPRDIAGFVLTLGSTANQNGTALFEGVTVLFLAQFFGVELTLGQQFLVVGMAILAGVGTAGVPGGSLPLIVPVLVAVGIPAEGIGVILGVDRFLDMCRTVLNVLGDLVAAVVVSAWEKKPDEPSPAELAGRRATM from the coding sequence GTGGTGATTTCACACCGCGCCATCCTCACAGGTTTGGTTGCCGGTACCCTCGCTGGGGTTGCCGCGCACGCAGTCTGGCAAGAGAGCTACTGGCTCAGCGCTTTCGTGGACGGGTTCACGGAGCCGATGGGGCGTTTGTTTTTACGGCTGATTTTCCTGATCGTTCTTCCGCTGGTGTTCTCCGCTCTCACCTTGGGGGTGAGTGGTTTCGGTGACCTGGCGAGCGTGGGGCGAGTGGGGCTGCGGACCTTGGTGGTTACTTTGATCATCTCGGGCCTCTCCGTTCTCACCGGAGTGGTCCTTGTCAACATCGTTCGGCCCGGCGCTGTAGTGCCGCCAGAGGCCCGCTCCGCTTTGCTGGCTGCGGCCGAAAAGGTGGACAGCACCTTGGCATCGAGCCGCGCGCCCGTTGGCTTGGAGGCACTCACGCAGTTGGTGCCGGAAAACCCAGTCCGTGCCGCGGCCCAGGGCGACATGCTGGCCGTGATGGTGTTCGCGTTGATCTTCGGCCTTGGCTTGGCGCAAGGCCGCAAGGAGGCGGTGGAGCCTTTGCGGTCGTGGCTCGAAGGCGTTTACGAAGTTTCTATACGCGTGGTGGCATTGGCGATGCGGCTGGCCCCCGTCGGGGTGGGATGTCTCATGTTTACGCTCACGGCGCGCTTCGGGTACGAGGTGCTCAAACCACTGGCCGCCTATGTGGCCGTGGTTTTGGTCGGTTTGGCATTTCACCTGGTGGTGACTTACTCGCTGGTGCTCAAACTGTTCGCAAGGCGATCCGTTTACTCTTTCTTTTCCGCCGTGCAGCCGGTGATTGTGACGGCCTTTTCGACGAGTTCCTCCAACGCCACCCTACCGACGACGCTGGCGGTCGCACAAGAGCGCTTGCATGTGCCGCGTGACATCGCCGGCTTCGTGTTGACGTTGGGCTCGACGGCCAATCAAAATGGGACGGCGTTGTTCGAAGGCGTCACGGTGCTGTTTCTCGCACAGTTTTTTGGAGTCGAGTTGACCCTGGGCCAGCAATTCCTCGTCGTGGGTATGGCCATTCTGGCCGGCGTGGGAACGGCTGGCGTTCCGGGTGGTTCGTTGCCCCTTATCGTGCCAGTTTTGGTCGCGGTGGGCATTCCGGCCGAAGGCATAGGGGTCATCTTGGGGGTCGACCGTTTCCTCGATATGTGCCGAACGGTGTTGAACGTGCTCGGTGACCTCGTGGCTGCGGTTGTCGTGAGTGCCTGGGAGAAGAAGCCGGACGAGCCCTCGCCGGCGGAACTCGCCGGCAGGCGTGCGACGATGTAG
- a CDS encoding peptidase S66: MNHTEGTVASQESPPRNRPQALAPKGCIGIVAPAGAVRRDEIEAGVALLEARGFRVRLGESLWKQFGYLAGTDQERARDLVEMFLDPNVDAIFAARGGYGSARLLPLLDAHLLRAHPKIFVGSSDCTALLQFLVDRCRMVAFHGPVVAAFARREGALDGLVRMLTGEGPWAIRLPRVLHDGAGEGILRGGCLSILVSLLGTPFAPKAEAAVWFFEDVNEKPYRVDRMLTQWGQAGLWAGTTAVVCGEMIGCNGPADSWDVWDVVVQHTAPLGVPVAGGLPSGHGASTCTLPLGIRIRVTRGELEFLEPWVSSP, from the coding sequence GTGAACCATACCGAAGGCACGGTGGCGTCTCAGGAATCCCCGCCGCGGAACCGCCCGCAGGCGTTGGCGCCAAAAGGTTGTATCGGGATCGTGGCGCCTGCGGGTGCCGTGCGCCGCGACGAGATCGAAGCCGGTGTCGCTTTGCTGGAGGCACGCGGTTTTCGGGTGCGCTTGGGAGAGTCACTGTGGAAGCAGTTTGGTTACCTGGCGGGGACGGACCAGGAACGGGCTCGCGATCTTGTGGAGATGTTCCTCGATCCGAACGTGGATGCCATCTTTGCGGCCCGCGGCGGCTACGGTTCCGCGCGGCTGTTACCCTTGTTGGATGCGCACCTGCTGCGGGCACACCCGAAGATTTTCGTCGGCAGCAGCGACTGCACCGCGTTGCTGCAATTCTTGGTGGATCGGTGTCGGATGGTCGCCTTCCATGGTCCGGTCGTGGCCGCCTTCGCCCGCCGCGAAGGAGCGCTCGACGGGCTCGTGCGCATGCTCACCGGAGAGGGGCCGTGGGCGATCCGCTTGCCGCGCGTTTTACACGACGGGGCGGGGGAGGGCATCCTCAGGGGTGGGTGCCTGAGTATCCTCGTTAGCCTCTTGGGAACTCCGTTCGCTCCGAAGGCGGAAGCGGCCGTGTGGTTTTTCGAAGACGTGAACGAAAAGCCGTACCGGGTGGACCGGATGCTCACGCAGTGGGGCCAAGCGGGACTGTGGGCGGGAACGACGGCGGTGGTTTGCGGCGAGATGATTGGTTGCAACGGACCTGCGGACAGTTGGGATGTTTGGGACGTCGTGGTGCAGCACACGGCCCCTCTGGGCGTGCCCGTCGCCGGCGGATTGCCGAGCGGCCACGGAGCCAGTACGTGTACCCTTCCACTCGGAATCCGTATTCGAGTGACCCGAGGAGAGTTGGAGTTCCTGGAACCCTGGGTTTCCTCGCCGTAG
- a CDS encoding D-alanyl-D-alanine carboxypeptidase, whose amino-acid sequence MHSAVAEGVFPGAVLLVRQAESFFYLRAFGNRCLIPQVAPMREDTIFDVASLTKALATSVAMMILVKEGKIRLDDRVARFFPNFSVHGKAHVTFRHLLAHCSGLPAWKPYYKEVLAEERRRGRINFLGTSAAKAFVYQCIERERVEAEPGTRAVYSDLGFMLLGAVIEQLSGMTLDRFCFERIFRPLGLRSTGFVDLALLRWRRLEPITEMIAPTEQCPWRQKLLWGEVHDDNAYAMGGVAGHAGLFSCARDIDTLLCRLEDCYYTVGGMIPQRLIREFWSRDPSVSDSTWCLGWDTPSLEGSSAGRYFSAQSVGHLGFTGCSVWVDLAEHCHVVLLSNRVHPRRDNDKIKAFRPLLHDLIREALA is encoded by the coding sequence ATGCACAGCGCCGTAGCCGAAGGCGTGTTCCCCGGCGCGGTGTTGCTCGTGCGCCAGGCAGAATCGTTTTTCTACCTGCGAGCGTTCGGAAACCGTTGCTTGATTCCACAAGTTGCACCGATGCGAGAGGATACAATTTTCGACGTGGCCTCGCTGACCAAGGCCCTCGCGACCTCCGTTGCCATGATGATCTTGGTCAAGGAGGGCAAAATCCGATTGGATGACCGCGTCGCTCGCTTTTTTCCGAACTTTAGCGTCCACGGAAAGGCCCACGTGACGTTTCGCCATTTGTTGGCTCACTGCTCCGGCTTGCCCGCCTGGAAGCCGTACTACAAAGAAGTGCTGGCAGAGGAGCGGCGCCGGGGCCGAATTAATTTCCTGGGAACGAGCGCCGCCAAGGCGTTCGTGTACCAATGCATCGAGCGCGAGCGCGTGGAGGCCGAGCCCGGTACGCGTGCGGTGTATAGCGACCTTGGCTTTATGTTGCTCGGCGCCGTGATCGAACAGTTGAGCGGCATGACGTTGGATCGCTTTTGCTTTGAGCGCATTTTCCGGCCTCTCGGACTCCGATCTACGGGCTTTGTGGACCTGGCCTTGTTGCGCTGGCGGCGGCTGGAGCCGATCACGGAGATGATCGCACCCACGGAGCAATGTCCGTGGAGGCAAAAGCTCTTGTGGGGCGAGGTACACGACGACAACGCGTACGCCATGGGCGGCGTGGCAGGGCACGCGGGCCTCTTCTCCTGTGCGCGGGATATCGACACCTTACTTTGCCGACTCGAGGATTGTTACTACACAGTGGGAGGCATGATCCCGCAACGACTCATTCGTGAATTTTGGAGTCGCGATCCGTCGGTGTCCGACTCCACTTGGTGCCTGGGGTGGGATACCCCGTCGCTCGAAGGCTCCAGTGCCGGACGTTACTTTTCTGCTCAGTCGGTCGGCCATCTGGGTTTCACAGGGTGCTCCGTGTGGGTGGACTTGGCGGAGCATTGCCACGTGGTGCTGTTGTCGAATCGCGTCCACCCGCGCCGGGACAACGACAAGATCAAAGCGTTTCGGCCGCTCCTTCACGATTTGATCCGCGAGGCTTTGGCATGA
- the mpl gene encoding UDP-N-acetylmuramate:L-alanyl-gamma-D-glutamyl-meso-diaminopimelate ligase produces MSLAPELEWYVTADPNNRVPEKLRSESAGHVHLLAVGGVAMSGLAALLRAAGFRVTGSDDVLYPPISTLLERWAIPVFRSFSPQNLDPAPDLVVVGNKITRTNAEARAVLERQLPYASLPQTLYELFLRQRIPVVVAGTHGKTTTTAMLAWIFAATGQRPSFLVGGQVLQWDCNARLDGGEHFILEGDEYDSAFFDKRPKFLHYRPRGLLLNAVEFDHADIYRDLDHVKQAFRVLVETLPDGAPLVVCRDFPHAWDVARGHNLVVDFGFHPNATWRVTDLRDDGRLSFRLLHKGTDVAVASLPLMGAMNARNALGAALCAGHFGVPFREAIRALESFPGVARRQQFVGEFGGVVLVDDFAHHPTAVAATLDAVAHRYPKRRLWALFEPRSNTSRRKVFQREYVDALARAQRVIVGGVLRKSSDAVAEEELFSPSQLAADLEAAGVAARHFDDPEVIAVAVQRNVRPGDVVVIMSNGDFGGLREKLLVALQERARGRGAATG; encoded by the coding sequence ATGAGTCTAGCGCCCGAGCTCGAGTGGTACGTAACCGCCGATCCGAACAATCGCGTGCCGGAGAAGCTTCGTTCCGAAAGTGCCGGGCATGTGCATTTGCTCGCGGTCGGCGGCGTGGCCATGTCTGGCTTGGCTGCACTGCTGCGCGCCGCGGGATTCCGCGTGACCGGCTCGGACGACGTGCTTTACCCACCCATCAGTACCTTGCTGGAACGGTGGGCCATTCCTGTCTTCCGGAGCTTTTCGCCGCAAAACCTGGATCCCGCGCCCGATCTCGTCGTCGTGGGCAATAAGATCACCCGAACTAACGCTGAGGCTCGGGCGGTGCTCGAACGCCAGCTTCCCTACGCCTCGCTGCCGCAAACGCTCTACGAATTGTTTTTGCGCCAACGCATCCCCGTGGTCGTTGCCGGAACTCATGGAAAGACGACGACAACCGCAATGCTGGCCTGGATATTTGCCGCCACCGGGCAAAGGCCGAGCTTCTTGGTGGGCGGACAAGTGCTCCAATGGGATTGCAATGCCCGGCTCGACGGCGGCGAGCACTTCATCCTGGAGGGCGACGAGTACGACAGCGCGTTTTTCGACAAGCGCCCGAAGTTTCTTCACTATCGCCCGCGCGGCTTGCTGTTGAATGCGGTCGAATTCGACCACGCCGACATTTACCGCGACCTCGACCACGTCAAGCAGGCGTTCCGGGTCTTGGTCGAGACGTTACCCGACGGGGCACCGCTGGTGGTATGTCGCGACTTTCCCCACGCTTGGGACGTTGCCCGCGGGCACAATTTAGTGGTGGACTTCGGCTTTCACCCCAATGCCACCTGGCGCGTGACCGACCTCCGCGACGACGGTAGACTTTCATTTCGTCTGCTCCACAAAGGCACGGATGTGGCCGTGGCCTCCTTGCCGTTGATGGGTGCCATGAATGCTCGCAATGCCCTGGGGGCGGCGTTGTGCGCCGGCCATTTTGGTGTCCCGTTCCGCGAAGCGATTCGAGCTTTGGAGAGTTTCCCGGGCGTGGCGCGACGGCAACAGTTCGTGGGCGAGTTCGGAGGCGTGGTTTTGGTGGACGACTTCGCGCATCACCCGACGGCGGTTGCGGCCACGCTCGATGCCGTGGCGCACCGTTACCCCAAGCGGCGGCTCTGGGCTTTGTTCGAGCCGCGCTCGAACACCAGCCGGAGAAAGGTGTTCCAGCGAGAATACGTTGACGCGTTGGCGCGAGCGCAGCGGGTGATCGTGGGAGGCGTGCTCCGTAAGAGCTCGGACGCGGTTGCCGAGGAAGAACTGTTCTCGCCATCGCAGTTGGCTGCCGATCTCGAAGCTGCGGGCGTGGCCGCACGACATTTCGACGATCCTGAGGTCATTGCCGTGGCAGTACAAAGAAACGTTCGGCCGGGAGATGTGGTCGTGATCATGTCCAATGGCGACTTCGGCGGCTTACGCGAAAAGCTCTTGGTGGCGTTGCAAGAGCGAGCCAGAGGGCGGGGAGCGGCGACCGGATAA
- a CDS encoding magnesium transporter, with product MGRPLKWLEAFPLGIAHMRTPALPTWRARYGSGICPMSNGLCYTGPMEQDLVYLAVHAGSAWIAGSLIGLERTFHGRPAGFRTHALVCLSSALLMLVTTHQWKWFVGVPLETVRTDPTRMAAGIMTGIGFLGAGVIFKERLTVRGLTTAASIWITAVLGILYGVGLFLPAGLGTLAVLGTLALFRWLEDRIPTQLYARCAVRFARERAPSEQALRAMVLEHKAEVASLSYHLVDHGRAFEYAMVLRSLRRGSFERIAEEWRKEASVLEFHISPTGE from the coding sequence ATGGGCCGTCCGCTGAAGTGGCTGGAGGCATTTCCTCTCGGCATTGCGCATATGAGAACTCCTGCGCTGCCAACCTGGCGTGCACGCTACGGAAGCGGCATCTGTCCGATGTCGAACGGGTTGTGCTACACGGGCCCTATGGAACAGGACCTGGTCTACCTCGCCGTCCACGCTGGCTCGGCGTGGATCGCCGGCAGTCTGATCGGGCTCGAGCGGACATTCCACGGGCGTCCCGCTGGCTTCCGTACCCATGCTCTAGTGTGCTTGTCCTCGGCGCTGCTCATGCTGGTGACCACCCACCAGTGGAAGTGGTTTGTGGGTGTGCCGCTGGAGACCGTACGTACGGACCCAACACGCATGGCTGCGGGGATTATGACCGGGATTGGTTTTTTGGGCGCGGGAGTGATCTTCAAAGAGCGCTTGACCGTTCGCGGCCTCACCACGGCCGCCTCGATTTGGATCACCGCGGTTCTCGGCATTCTGTACGGCGTTGGGTTATTTTTGCCCGCGGGGTTAGGGACGCTCGCGGTGCTGGGCACACTCGCCTTGTTTCGATGGCTGGAGGATCGCATTCCCACGCAGCTGTATGCTCGCTGTGCGGTACGTTTTGCGCGCGAAAGAGCTCCCAGCGAACAAGCCTTGCGGGCGATGGTGCTGGAGCACAAAGCGGAGGTCGCGAGTTTGAGTTACCATTTGGTGGATCACGGCCGGGCCTTCGAGTACGCCATGGTGCTGCGGTCGTTGCGCCGCGGAAGCTTCGAGCGCATCGCCGAAGAGTGGCGCAAGGAAGCCTCGGTGCTGGAATTCCACATCTCGCCGACCGGCGAGTAG